In one window of Frigoriglobus tundricola DNA:
- a CDS encoding glycosyltransferase family 2 protein — protein MPKLSICIATLNRADFIGETLTGILAQVTPEVELVVVDGASTDGTGAVVLELFDGRPRCRYIRLPRKGGVDRDYCRAVDEASGEFCWLMTDDDVLRPDAVRTVLGLLTQERDLVVVNAEVAGPDLLTTYEARRAPVAQDQEFGPDQQADLLAVAGNLLSFIGAVVVRRSVWQARDRASYFGTEFVHVGVIFQRPLAGSTRLVADPLVRIRYGNAQWAARAFEIWMEKWPALIWSFSHLRDDAKVCVCPKEPWRRFPYLLDMKIRGCFTQTDYRKHLAGKTAPLLSKMCAYFLAIFPDVLFNALARELWVPLRRLDKIVSLELEKSRFNYRRQWF, from the coding sequence ATGCCCAAGCTGTCGATCTGCATCGCCACCCTAAACCGGGCCGACTTCATCGGCGAGACCCTGACCGGCATCCTCGCGCAGGTGACCCCGGAGGTCGAACTCGTCGTCGTCGATGGGGCATCGACCGACGGTACCGGGGCCGTGGTGCTCGAACTGTTCGACGGTCGGCCGCGCTGTCGGTACATTCGTCTGCCCCGGAAGGGCGGGGTCGATCGGGATTACTGTCGTGCGGTGGACGAGGCCTCGGGCGAGTTCTGCTGGCTGATGACCGATGACGACGTCCTCCGGCCCGACGCGGTTCGAACGGTTCTGGGGCTCCTGACTCAGGAACGTGACCTCGTGGTGGTGAACGCCGAAGTGGCCGGACCGGACCTGCTGACGACGTACGAGGCGCGGCGCGCGCCGGTCGCGCAGGATCAGGAATTCGGTCCCGACCAGCAGGCGGACCTGCTCGCGGTCGCAGGGAACCTGTTGTCGTTTATCGGTGCGGTCGTCGTCCGCCGCTCCGTCTGGCAAGCGCGCGACCGGGCGTCGTATTTCGGTACCGAGTTCGTGCACGTCGGCGTAATCTTCCAGCGGCCGCTCGCCGGGTCGACGCGGCTCGTCGCCGACCCGCTCGTCCGCATCCGGTACGGCAACGCCCAGTGGGCCGCTCGGGCGTTCGAGATATGGATGGAAAAATGGCCCGCGCTGATCTGGTCTTTTTCGCACCTCCGCGACGACGCCAAGGTCTGCGTTTGTCCCAAAGAGCCCTGGCGGCGGTTCCCCTATCTCTTGGACATGAAGATCCGCGGCTGTTTCACTCAAACCGATTATCGCAAGCACTTGGCCGGAAAGACGGCTCCTCTATTGTCAAAAATGTGTGCTTATTTTTTGGCTATCTTTCCTGATGTTCTGTTTAATGCTCTCGCACGAGAGCTGTGGGTGCCGCTCAGACGGCTCGACAAAATCGTGTCGCTGGAACTCGAGAAGAGTCGATTCAACTATCGCCGACAGTGGTTCTGA
- a CDS encoding class I SAM-dependent methyltransferase — MALPGALIRGGFVSLAVLQSDEQIRESRRQMRARRVSQLKHSPAWARALLRRLGFSMQEWADDRKSWDVWKTALFLESALDRSAPVLDLGAWHSEILPVLHCMNFSDLHGMDLNPAVLHGPYSDAIRYRVGDFYRAPYPDEAFAAVTAISAIEHGLDLPRLLAEVSRILRPGGVFIASTDYWPEKIDTTGLSIFSMSWTIFSAAELEHLIASVRELHLEPVGPLAFDATRPTVHYMEREYTFAWFALQKVVRE, encoded by the coding sequence TTGGCGCTGCCCGGCGCCCTAATCCGAGGAGGATTCGTGAGTCTTGCCGTTCTGCAAAGTGACGAGCAAATTCGGGAGTCCCGCCGGCAGATGCGCGCGAGACGCGTTTCTCAGTTGAAGCACTCCCCCGCTTGGGCCCGCGCGCTGCTGCGTCGCCTCGGCTTCTCCATGCAAGAGTGGGCAGACGATCGAAAAAGCTGGGACGTGTGGAAGACCGCCTTGTTTTTGGAATCCGCTTTGGACAGGAGCGCTCCGGTTCTGGATCTAGGGGCCTGGCACTCGGAGATCCTCCCCGTTCTCCACTGTATGAACTTCTCCGACCTCCACGGAATGGATCTGAACCCGGCCGTGCTCCACGGCCCCTATTCCGATGCCATCCGCTACCGGGTCGGAGACTTCTATCGCGCGCCGTACCCGGACGAAGCCTTTGCGGCGGTGACCGCCATTTCGGCGATCGAACACGGGCTTGACCTCCCGCGACTACTGGCCGAAGTGAGTCGGATCCTCCGCCCCGGGGGCGTCTTCATTGCATCGACGGACTATTGGCCGGAAAAGATCGACACGACCGGGCTCTCGATCTTCTCCATGAGTTGGACGATCTTCTCGGCGGCGGAACTGGAGCACTTGATCGCGTCCGTCCGAGAGCTGCATCTAGAACCCGTCGGCCCGCTCGCGTTCGACGCCACCCGACCGACGGTCCACTACATGGAGAGGGAGTACACGTTCGCCTGGTTCGCGTTGCAAAAAGTGGTGCGCGAATGA
- a CDS encoding glycosyltransferase family 2 protein: MTIKLSICIPTYNFGKFIGETLNSIISQSDDRVQIVIVDGGSTDDTGAVVAEAAARFPRIKMIRREQNVGVDRDILESVSQADGEYCWLFSSDDVLVPGAVARVMAAIDEGGWDVLLTGFTRCGLKLEPLNDYPVLGCKTQQQFDWSDPARRAEYFQRAQTTAAFFSFISDIVVRRDRWMNAPNVEPFIGSCWIIAAKIFAISKTRLVVRFDPAVYLLKRGENDSFLSRGMIRRTALAVCGFREVAWHFFGVDSPEAIHVGRVLRFELPFFHLCEVRRLAFPRADTEQRALFFHLIRLHYADDPAGGGWYRHAVLRWTPTWLVTVMLVLWGLPFSVKRKLGI, encoded by the coding sequence ATGACAATCAAGTTGTCGATTTGTATTCCCACGTATAATTTTGGTAAATTTATTGGCGAAACGCTGAACAGTATAATTTCTCAATCCGACGACCGTGTGCAGATCGTGATCGTTGACGGCGGGTCGACGGACGATACGGGCGCCGTGGTCGCCGAAGCGGCGGCCCGGTTCCCCCGGATCAAGATGATCCGGCGCGAGCAGAACGTCGGCGTCGATCGCGACATCCTCGAGAGCGTCTCCCAGGCCGACGGGGAATACTGTTGGTTGTTCAGTAGCGACGACGTCCTCGTCCCCGGGGCCGTCGCTCGGGTCATGGCCGCGATCGACGAGGGCGGCTGGGACGTTCTCTTAACCGGGTTCACCCGCTGCGGCCTGAAGCTGGAGCCGCTCAACGATTACCCCGTCCTCGGCTGCAAAACCCAGCAACAGTTCGACTGGTCCGACCCGGCCCGGCGGGCCGAGTACTTCCAGCGGGCACAAACGACGGCCGCCTTTTTCAGCTTCATCAGCGACATTGTGGTCCGCCGGGACCGATGGATGAATGCCCCGAACGTGGAACCGTTCATTGGCAGCTGTTGGATCATCGCGGCGAAAATTTTTGCCATCAGTAAAACCCGCCTGGTGGTCCGGTTCGACCCGGCGGTGTATTTACTCAAGCGAGGGGAGAACGACTCGTTCTTGTCCCGCGGTATGATCCGGCGGACGGCGCTGGCCGTGTGCGGCTTCCGTGAGGTCGCTTGGCACTTCTTTGGGGTCGATTCACCCGAAGCGATTCACGTCGGTCGGGTGCTCCGCTTCGAGTTACCTTTCTTCCATCTGTGTGAGGTCCGTCGCCTCGCGTTTCCCCGGGCCGACACCGAACAACGGGCGCTCTTCTTTCACCTGATCCGCTTACATTACGCTGACGATCCCGCCGGCGGTGGGTGGTACCGCCACGCGGTTCTCCGGTGGACGCCGACCTGGCTCGTGACCGTCATGCTCGTCTTGTGGGGCCTCCCGTTCTCCGTCAAGCGTAAGCTGGGGATTTGA
- a CDS encoding GDP-mannose 4,6-dehydratase yields MSSRRAIVIGAGGQDGRLLTRLLLGRGYGVLAVSRSSVKAFGLAGSPNECNVSRPESVRHTVERLQPDEVYYLAAHHASAEQAPRGVSEDYAAGWEVNVAGVLHVLEAVRRHSPAARFFFASSSLVFGQSPTHAPQDESTPAAPDEPYGLWKLLATHACRDYRKRYGTYASVGILYNHESVYRRPEFLSAKLVRAAVAAAKGVTDPVTVGDLDAAVDWGYAPDFVEAFTRILSLDCAGDFVVATGQAHTVREFASAAFGSLGLDWRVHVVEDPRILIRRPGKGRVGNPAKLRRLTGWEPTLSFNDMVAALVGGAVQSERHAVLPRIDNA; encoded by the coding sequence TTGTCTAGTCGCCGCGCGATCGTCATCGGGGCCGGAGGCCAAGACGGTCGACTACTCACTCGCTTGTTGCTCGGCCGCGGGTACGGGGTCCTCGCGGTGAGCCGGTCATCGGTGAAGGCCTTTGGACTGGCGGGTTCCCCGAACGAGTGTAACGTCTCTCGACCCGAATCGGTCCGTCACACCGTCGAGCGTTTGCAACCCGACGAAGTGTATTACCTCGCCGCTCACCACGCCTCTGCCGAACAGGCCCCCCGCGGCGTGTCCGAGGACTACGCGGCGGGCTGGGAGGTGAACGTTGCGGGGGTGTTGCACGTTCTTGAAGCGGTTCGTCGCCATTCCCCGGCCGCGCGTTTTTTTTTCGCGTCCTCCTCACTCGTTTTCGGTCAAAGTCCGACACACGCTCCTCAGGATGAATCGACCCCCGCGGCCCCTGACGAGCCGTACGGCCTTTGGAAGTTGCTCGCGACTCATGCTTGCCGCGATTACCGAAAGCGGTACGGCACCTATGCCAGCGTGGGCATCCTTTACAACCACGAGTCGGTCTACCGTCGACCCGAGTTTTTGTCCGCAAAGCTCGTGCGTGCGGCCGTTGCCGCGGCAAAGGGGGTTACAGACCCCGTTACCGTCGGCGACCTCGACGCCGCTGTGGACTGGGGTTACGCGCCCGACTTCGTCGAGGCGTTTACCCGTATCTTGTCGCTCGATTGCGCGGGCGACTTCGTCGTCGCGACCGGGCAGGCTCACACGGTCCGCGAGTTCGCCAGCGCGGCTTTCGGGTCGCTCGGGTTGGACTGGCGGGTCCACGTGGTTGAGGACCCGCGAATACTCATACGGCGGCCGGGCAAGGGGCGCGTGGGGAACCCGGCCAAACTGCGCCGACTGACGGGATGGGAGCCGACGTTATCTTTCAACGACATGGTTGCGGCACTGGTTGGCGGGGCCGTGCAATCGGAGCGCCATGCCGTTCTGCCGCGCATCGATAACGCCTGA
- a CDS encoding GDP-L-fucose synthase family protein has product MSFFQNRRVLVTGGAGFLGRHVVARLRAAGAVVFAPTHQQFDLRTADQIDRMYDTCPADVVIHLAARVGGIGANREHPGSFFYDNLMMGAQLIHKAYERRIPKFVALGTVCAYPKHTPVPFKEDDLWNGYPEETNAPYGLAKKMMLVQAQGYRQEYGYNAIFLLPVNLYGPGDNFDPASSHVIPALIKKCVDAVDRGEERIVVWGDGSATREFLYVEDAAEAILLATERYDGAEPVNIGSAFEISIRDLVTLIADETGFRGRVEWDASKPNGQPRRKLDTARAKSAFGFESKTTFREGLARTVAWYRANPAPGS; this is encoded by the coding sequence GTGTCATTCTTTCAGAACCGGCGGGTGCTGGTCACCGGCGGGGCCGGCTTCCTGGGGCGGCACGTCGTGGCGCGGCTCCGGGCCGCCGGGGCGGTTGTGTTCGCTCCCACGCACCAGCAGTTCGACCTCCGGACCGCCGATCAGATCGACCGCATGTACGACACGTGCCCCGCGGACGTGGTGATCCACCTGGCCGCTCGGGTCGGCGGGATCGGCGCCAACCGCGAACACCCGGGCTCGTTCTTCTACGACAACCTCATGATGGGCGCTCAACTCATCCACAAGGCTTACGAGCGCCGGATCCCCAAATTCGTGGCTCTTGGGACCGTGTGCGCGTACCCGAAGCACACGCCAGTTCCGTTCAAGGAAGACGACCTGTGGAACGGCTACCCCGAGGAGACCAACGCCCCCTACGGGTTGGCGAAGAAGATGATGCTCGTCCAGGCTCAGGGCTACCGCCAGGAATACGGGTACAACGCGATCTTCCTCTTGCCTGTCAACCTGTACGGCCCGGGCGACAACTTCGATCCGGCCTCATCGCACGTCATCCCGGCCCTTATCAAGAAGTGCGTGGACGCCGTTGACCGGGGCGAGGAGCGGATCGTCGTTTGGGGCGACGGGTCGGCGACGCGCGAGTTCCTCTACGTGGAGGATGCGGCCGAAGCGATCCTCCTCGCCACCGAGCGGTACGACGGCGCCGAGCCGGTGAACATCGGGTCGGCGTTCGAGATCTCGATCCGCGATCTGGTCACGCTGATCGCCGACGAGACGGGCTTCCGCGGGCGGGTGGAGTGGGACGCGAGCAAGCCGAACGGTCAACCGCGGCGCAAGCTCGACACCGCGCGGGCGAAGTCGGCGTTCGGGTTCGAGTCGAAGACCACGTTTCGTGAGGGCCTCGCCCGGACCGTCGCGTGGTACCGCGCGAACCCGGCACCGGGTTCGTGA
- a CDS encoding ABC transporter ATP-binding protein, whose protein sequence is MSDLAISVEGVGKKYRLGTPSGTDRLSEVMVGLGRMAARVPTRWLGRLRRRPSEAAPVEAAGRGEFWALRDVSFEVKRGESVGIIGRNGAGKSTLLKVLSRITAPTVGRFGVRGRVASLLEVGTGFHGELTGRENIFLSGTLLGMSRQEIQKRLAEIVAFAEVDRFLDTPVKHYSSGMQMRLGFAVAAHLRADILIVDEVLAVGDVAFQKKCFGKMSQVATEGRTVLFVSHDVRAVTRFCSSSIVLDQGLVAFLGPTHEATAHYLKSDFGTTGSREWGAETAPGNDVARLRSIRVCGSDGDTRERVDIRHPIGIEMKFDILVGGRVLIPNYQFFTDEGMCAFASAELHDPDWRRRPRPVGSYTTTMWIPGNFLAEGSMSVRVGVTSLMPPQEQFWVRDAVTFAVFDPCDGESNRGDYIGDFPGVVRPRFKWETQYVPAHAVT, encoded by the coding sequence ATGAGTGACCTCGCCATATCGGTCGAAGGGGTCGGGAAGAAGTACCGGCTCGGCACGCCGTCCGGTACGGACCGGCTGAGCGAGGTGATGGTGGGGCTGGGCCGGATGGCGGCGCGCGTCCCGACCCGCTGGTTGGGTCGGCTGCGGCGGCGACCGTCGGAGGCGGCGCCGGTGGAGGCGGCCGGTCGGGGCGAGTTCTGGGCGCTGCGTGACGTGTCGTTCGAAGTGAAGCGGGGCGAATCGGTCGGAATCATCGGCCGGAACGGAGCGGGCAAGAGCACGCTGCTCAAGGTGCTGAGCCGAATCACGGCTCCGACCGTCGGCCGGTTCGGGGTCCGAGGGCGGGTGGCGAGCCTGCTGGAGGTGGGTACGGGGTTCCACGGGGAGTTGACCGGGCGGGAGAACATCTTCCTGAGCGGGACGCTGCTCGGGATGAGTCGACAGGAGATCCAAAAGCGGCTCGCCGAGATCGTGGCCTTTGCCGAGGTGGACCGGTTTCTCGACACGCCGGTGAAGCATTATTCGAGCGGGATGCAGATGCGCCTCGGGTTCGCGGTCGCCGCACACCTTCGGGCCGACATCCTGATCGTTGATGAAGTCCTGGCGGTCGGCGATGTGGCGTTCCAGAAGAAGTGCTTCGGGAAAATGAGTCAGGTCGCGACCGAAGGGCGGACGGTCCTGTTCGTGAGCCACGATGTACGGGCCGTGACCCGTTTTTGTTCGAGCTCGATCGTTCTCGACCAAGGGCTGGTCGCCTTCTTGGGACCAACACACGAAGCAACTGCACATTATTTGAAATCCGACTTCGGGACGACGGGGTCGCGGGAGTGGGGGGCCGAAACGGCGCCCGGCAACGATGTCGCCCGCCTCCGCTCGATCCGCGTCTGCGGATCGGACGGGGACACGAGAGAGCGCGTTGATATTCGTCACCCGATCGGAATTGAAATGAAATTTGACATTTTGGTCGGGGGGCGCGTGCTCATACCCAACTATCAATTTTTTACGGACGAAGGGATGTGTGCGTTCGCTAGTGCCGAATTACACGATCCCGACTGGCGCCGGCGGCCCAGGCCCGTAGGGTCCTACACGACGACGATGTGGATTCCGGGGAACTTTCTCGCAGAGGGGTCGATGTCCGTGCGGGTCGGGGTCACCTCACTGATGCCCCCGCAGGAGCAGTTCTGGGTGCGCGATGCCGTCACCTTCGCAGTCTTCGATCCCTGCGACGGGGAGTCGAATCGAGGGGACTATATAGGAGATTTTCCGGGCGTTGTTCGCCCACGGTTCAAGTGGGAAACGCAATATGTCCCGGCTCACGCCGTGACATAA
- a CDS encoding glycosyltransferase family protein produces the protein MSNEKRLVIYFGLLYPGRGVDQLFQIANPTRHHIVIIGGAIPQARDYYREICDLANSPAWSGSCTFAGYLSERAAATAMACADAVVLPFRLGGGIWNTSIHAARLQGTFVLTTSVSETGLDAHRNVYFAEPDNIEEMREALTRYAGRRQPGSATDVPRWAGIAQRHRELYCLLPARSSAGLAAAQAPRRGGML, from the coding sequence GTGTCTAACGAGAAGCGCCTTGTGATCTATTTTGGCCTACTCTATCCGGGCCGGGGCGTGGATCAACTGTTTCAGATCGCTAACCCGACTCGTCACCACATCGTGATTATTGGTGGTGCGATCCCCCAAGCGCGGGACTACTACCGCGAGATCTGCGACCTGGCTAACTCGCCCGCTTGGAGCGGCAGCTGCACCTTCGCAGGGTACCTATCCGAGCGCGCCGCGGCGACCGCGATGGCCTGCGCGGATGCCGTCGTCCTGCCGTTCCGGCTGGGCGGAGGGATCTGGAACACCTCGATTCACGCCGCGCGGTTGCAGGGCACTTTCGTACTTACGACATCCGTTTCGGAGACCGGGTTGGACGCCCACCGAAACGTATACTTTGCCGAACCGGACAACATCGAGGAGATGCGTGAGGCTCTTACCCGGTACGCCGGCAGACGGCAACCGGGAAGCGCGACCGACGTCCCGCGCTGGGCAGGCATCGCCCAACGGCACCGGGAGCTGTACTGCCTCTTGCCGGCTCGGAGTTCCGCCGGGCTCGCAGCGGCCCAGGCGCCGCGACGAGGTGGAATGCTATGA
- a CDS encoding ABC transporter permease produces the protein MTSAEASPRDSTAAPDPSAALPPSVARAGETAPGLQYHGAVARWRLLDLRELWRYRDLLGMLAVRDLKVKYRQAVIGVAWSVIQPLATALIFVLLFGLLGNTPAAGGVPYGVFVLPGVVLWQLFAGSVGQMTGCLVANQNLIGKVYFPRLVLPLAVLVAALVDFAVGLAVVGGVFAVYGVVPAWTLVFAPLFVLLGSVSALAVGAWMSALNAIYRDTGFAVPFALQIGFFLSPVVYATDVLIPERWRPLVALNPMTGAVDGFRWALFGGPFPTLTVLLGAGAAAVVLVSGLWYFRRVEGYLADRI, from the coding sequence ATGACTTCTGCTGAGGCGTCCCCGCGAGACTCGACCGCAGCGCCCGACCCGTCGGCCGCGCTCCCCCCGTCCGTCGCCCGTGCGGGCGAAACGGCCCCGGGGCTGCAATATCACGGCGCGGTCGCCCGTTGGCGGCTCCTCGACCTGCGCGAGCTGTGGCGGTACCGGGATCTGCTCGGGATGTTGGCGGTCCGCGATCTCAAGGTGAAGTACCGACAGGCGGTGATCGGGGTGGCCTGGTCGGTCATCCAACCGCTTGCCACGGCACTGATTTTCGTGCTTCTGTTCGGCCTGCTCGGAAACACGCCGGCCGCCGGTGGCGTCCCGTACGGTGTGTTCGTGCTGCCCGGTGTGGTGCTGTGGCAACTGTTTGCTGGCTCCGTCGGCCAGATGACGGGGTGCCTGGTCGCGAACCAGAACCTGATCGGCAAGGTGTACTTCCCGCGGCTCGTGTTGCCGCTCGCCGTGCTGGTCGCGGCGCTCGTGGACTTCGCCGTCGGTCTGGCGGTGGTCGGCGGGGTGTTCGCGGTTTATGGGGTGGTGCCGGCGTGGACGCTCGTTTTCGCGCCGCTGTTCGTGCTGCTCGGTTCGGTGTCCGCCCTGGCCGTGGGAGCGTGGATGTCGGCCCTGAACGCGATCTACCGCGACACCGGGTTCGCGGTCCCGTTCGCCCTCCAGATCGGGTTCTTCCTCAGCCCGGTGGTCTATGCCACTGACGTCCTGATCCCGGAGCGGTGGCGCCCGCTGGTCGCGCTCAACCCGATGACGGGAGCGGTGGACGGGTTCCGCTGGGCGCTGTTCGGCGGCCCGTTCCCCACGCTGACGGTCCTGCTCGGGGCGGGAGCCGCGGCGGTCGTTCTCGTGAGCGGCTTGTGGTACTTCCGGCGGGTGGAAGGGTACCTGGCGGATCGGATCTGA
- a CDS encoding class I SAM-dependent methyltransferase, producing the protein MLPVAAHNSSEVPLSNRIERCRLSGSRNLLTVLNLGEQALTGTFPESSTDQVPVSPLELLWCPDSGLLQLAHSFDLGMMYGDNYGYRSGLNQSMVRHLGAKARFLSRFLELQSSDLVLDIGSNDATLLKSFSVSGLRRLGMDPTGNKFRQFYPDDALLVPDFFSWDNFTAAVGPRTRAKLVTSIAMFYDLEDPVGFARQIHRCLDDQGVWHFEQSYMPSMLRLNSYDTICHEHLEYYSLSTVMTILGRADLEVIDVTTNAVNGGSFAVTAAKKGSRYRPNAPVIQWMLDSERRIGLHTPRPFREFEEKVFEHRRTLTGLIRSLNSDGKKVFGYGASTKGNVLLQFCGLTARDIPCIADVNPYKYGRVTPGTHIPIVSEEEARAQKPDYFLVLPWHFKAGIVEREAEFLENDGHLIFPMPEVEIV; encoded by the coding sequence ATGTTACCCGTCGCCGCGCACAACAGCTCAGAAGTTCCTCTATCCAATCGGATTGAGCGCTGCCGTCTGAGCGGCAGCCGGAACCTTCTCACCGTTCTGAACCTCGGCGAGCAGGCGCTCACCGGCACGTTCCCGGAGTCGTCGACCGATCAGGTGCCTGTGTCCCCGTTGGAACTGCTATGGTGCCCCGATAGTGGCCTGTTACAACTGGCCCATTCGTTTGACCTCGGTATGATGTACGGCGACAATTACGGCTACCGATCGGGTCTCAATCAATCCATGGTGCGACACCTGGGGGCCAAAGCACGCTTCCTTTCTCGCTTCTTGGAGTTGCAAAGCAGCGATCTCGTGTTGGACATTGGTAGCAACGATGCGACGCTTCTCAAGTCCTTCTCGGTGAGTGGCTTGCGCCGGCTCGGAATGGATCCGACGGGGAACAAGTTCCGTCAGTTTTATCCGGACGACGCGCTCCTGGTTCCCGACTTTTTCAGCTGGGACAACTTCACGGCAGCCGTAGGCCCGCGGACCCGCGCGAAGCTCGTTACGTCCATCGCGATGTTTTACGACTTAGAGGACCCGGTCGGCTTCGCCCGCCAGATCCACAGGTGCCTCGACGATCAGGGGGTTTGGCACTTCGAGCAGAGTTACATGCCGTCCATGTTGCGATTGAATTCGTATGACACCATATGCCACGAGCACCTCGAGTACTATAGCCTTTCGACAGTCATGACGATCCTCGGGCGCGCGGACCTGGAAGTGATCGACGTGACGACGAACGCAGTAAACGGGGGGAGCTTTGCCGTCACCGCCGCCAAGAAGGGCTCCCGGTACCGGCCGAACGCCCCCGTCATCCAGTGGATGCTCGACAGCGAGCGCCGCATCGGCCTTCACACCCCGCGCCCGTTTCGGGAGTTCGAAGAAAAGGTGTTCGAGCACCGTCGGACGCTGACCGGTCTGATCCGGTCGCTCAACTCGGACGGGAAGAAAGTGTTCGGCTACGGTGCCTCGACGAAGGGCAACGTGTTGCTCCAGTTCTGCGGACTGACGGCCCGCGATATCCCGTGTATCGCGGACGTGAACCCATACAAGTACGGGCGGGTCACCCCCGGCACCCACATTCCGATCGTGTCGGAAGAGGAGGCGCGCGCCCAGAAACCGGACTACTTTCTCGTACTGCCGTGGCACTTCAAGGCCGGCATCGTCGAGCGGGAGGCGGAATTCCTCGAGAACGACGGGCACCTGATCTTCCCCATGCCGGAGGTCGAGATTGTCTAG
- a CDS encoding DUF2304 domain-containing protein, whose amino-acid sequence MNAELLMTVGGVCAFGITLYWVRRRELREKYAAGWVTLASLLLVVGLFPELLRTFAEKAHLSYPAAVLFIALTVIYLFAFAISVTLTTMYRRNVRLTQELALVEERLRRLEERHAAAERPGQ is encoded by the coding sequence ATGAACGCCGAACTGCTCATGACGGTCGGGGGGGTGTGCGCGTTCGGGATCACCTTATATTGGGTGCGCCGCCGCGAGCTGCGGGAGAAGTACGCCGCCGGCTGGGTGACATTGGCCTCCCTGCTTCTCGTGGTGGGCTTATTTCCGGAACTGCTCCGCACGTTCGCCGAAAAGGCCCACCTGAGCTACCCCGCCGCGGTCCTGTTCATCGCCCTGACTGTGATCTACTTGTTCGCGTTTGCCATCTCGGTGACGCTGACCACGATGTACCGCCGGAACGTCCGCCTCACGCAGGAATTGGCGCTGGTCGAGGAACGGTTGCGGCGACTGGAGGAGCGCCACGCGGCCGCCGAGCGCCCCGGCCAGTGA
- a CDS encoding glycosyltransferase family 2 protein: MRLSVALCTYNGAAHLRAQLDSIAGQTRPPDELVVRDDRSSDATPAVLGAFAAAAPFPVRIAVNEVNLGSTRNFEGAIAACSGDVIFLCDQDDVWHPQKLARFEAAFRSAPGVGLVASDLEVVGPDLAPTGLRMWESLPFGPELQAEVEAGRGCRLLLRYNVVTGAAAAFRADLRDIVLPIPNCWVHDGWIAFLTAAIAPVRLVREPLTNYRQHSEQQIGTKPLSLSRQIAFARRRDAAYFDRLAEGFEAAAVRLAGIKDRLYDPLLIELTLRRAAHARVQQHMRTGSRVARVGPSVRELVRGNYHRFGHGLKAFAADLLL, translated from the coding sequence ATGCGCCTATCGGTCGCACTCTGCACGTACAACGGCGCGGCCCACTTGCGCGCCCAACTGGACTCGATCGCGGGCCAGACCCGCCCGCCCGACGAACTCGTCGTCCGCGACGACCGGTCGAGTGACGCGACCCCGGCCGTCCTCGGGGCGTTCGCGGCCGCGGCCCCGTTTCCGGTTCGGATCGCCGTCAACGAAGTGAATCTCGGGTCCACCCGCAACTTCGAGGGCGCGATCGCCGCCTGTTCGGGGGACGTCATCTTCCTGTGCGACCAGGACGACGTCTGGCACCCGCAGAAACTCGCCCGGTTCGAGGCGGCGTTCCGGTCCGCCCCGGGCGTCGGGCTGGTCGCGTCGGACCTCGAAGTGGTCGGCCCGGACCTGGCCCCGACCGGCCTGCGCATGTGGGAGAGCCTGCCGTTCGGTCCGGAATTGCAGGCCGAAGTCGAGGCCGGGCGCGGGTGCCGGCTCCTGCTGCGGTACAACGTGGTGACCGGGGCCGCGGCCGCCTTCCGGGCCGACCTGCGGGACATCGTACTGCCCATCCCCAACTGCTGGGTCCACGACGGGTGGATCGCTTTCTTGACCGCAGCGATCGCACCGGTCAGACTCGTCCGGGAACCGTTGACGAACTACCGTCAACATTCCGAACAGCAAATCGGCACTAAACCCCTTTCCCTTTCGCGCCAGATCGCCTTCGCCCGGCGACGGGACGCGGCGTACTTCGACCGGCTCGCTGAGGGCTTCGAGGCGGCAGCGGTGCGGCTCGCCGGGATCAAAGACCGCCTCTACGATCCGCTCCTGATCGAGTTGACCCTCCGCCGGGCGGCTCACGCGCGCGTGCAGCAGCACATGAGGACGGGCAGCCGGGTCGCGCGCGTGGGGCCGTCCGTCCGTGAACTCGTCCGCGGGAACTACCACCGGTTCGGTCACGGGTTGAAAGCATTCGCTGCCGATCTGTTGTTGTGA